Proteins encoded in a region of the Micropterus dolomieu isolate WLL.071019.BEF.003 ecotype Adirondacks linkage group LG09, ASM2129224v1, whole genome shotgun sequence genome:
- the si:ch73-345f18.3 gene encoding uncharacterized protein si:ch73-345f18.3 isoform X2 has translation MLRFLCCCCFSGENSGNERQPLLHPGPFDLNSAGSARQNRPAHNVHTVKRKGRLVMRRVCVPELDQRFSDMAEAFNEQQERYEAMVRHIRNLRQTYGCNHDDSLALAECLGTIRDEHEAQYRVSLKIKGYDFSLNVVPVGSQGESEEEPLPPHLQLAQDEVKGTSESAKATISKGTTLQELIGWLLRSKGQMAEQVKEVAATYQEQGRLTQNLEENIKEVKRAKDLSMRYRHQAGEVLTEVAQIAGALL, from the exons ATGCTACGTTTtctttgctgttgctgcttCTCCGGTGAAAACTCCGGCAACGAG AGGCAGCCTCTCCTGCACCCTGGACCATTTGACTTGAATAGTGCTGGATCAGCCAGGCAGAACCGGCCAGCGCACA ATGTACATACTGTGAAGCGGAAAGGCAGGCTAGTGATGAGACGAGTGTGTGTGCCAGAGTTGGACCAGAGGTTTTCTGACATGGCAGAGGCCTTCAACGAACAGCAAGAGCGCTACGAGGCCATGGTCCGACACATCCGCAACCTGCGACAGACATACGGCTGTAACCACGATGATTCCCTGGCTTTAGCCGAATGTTTGGGGACGATCAGAGATGAGCATG AGGCCCAGTACCGGGTCTCCCTTAAAATAAAGGGTTATGACTTCTCCCTCAATGTGGTTCCTGTGGGGTCACAGGGGGAAAGTGAGGAGGAACCACTGCCTCCACATCTGCAGTTAGCTcaggatgaagtgaagggcaCTTCTGAGAGTGCCAAGGCCACCATCTCAAAGGGTACCACGCTACAAGAGCTGATTGGCTGGCTGCTCCGTAGCAAGGGTCAAATGGCTGAGCAAGTGAAGGAGGTTGCAGCAACTTACCAGGAGCAAGGAAGACTGACTCAGAACCTGGAGGAGAACATTAAGGAAGTGAAGAGGGCGAAGGATCTGTCGATGAGATACAGACATCAGGCAGGGGAAGTCCTCACTGAGGTTGCACAGATAGCAGGCGCTTTACTCTAG
- the si:ch73-345f18.3 gene encoding uncharacterized protein si:ch73-345f18.3 isoform X1 produces the protein MLRFLCCCCFSGENSGNERQPLLHPGPFDLNSAGSARQNRPAHSNVHTVKRKGRLVMRRVCVPELDQRFSDMAEAFNEQQERYEAMVRHIRNLRQTYGCNHDDSLALAECLGTIRDEHEAQYRVSLKIKGYDFSLNVVPVGSQGESEEEPLPPHLQLAQDEVKGTSESAKATISKGTTLQELIGWLLRSKGQMAEQVKEVAATYQEQGRLTQNLEENIKEVKRAKDLSMRYRHQAGEVLTEVAQIAGALL, from the exons ATGCTACGTTTtctttgctgttgctgcttCTCCGGTGAAAACTCCGGCAACGAG AGGCAGCCTCTCCTGCACCCTGGACCATTTGACTTGAATAGTGCTGGATCAGCCAGGCAGAACCGGCCAGCGCACAGTA ATGTACATACTGTGAAGCGGAAAGGCAGGCTAGTGATGAGACGAGTGTGTGTGCCAGAGTTGGACCAGAGGTTTTCTGACATGGCAGAGGCCTTCAACGAACAGCAAGAGCGCTACGAGGCCATGGTCCGACACATCCGCAACCTGCGACAGACATACGGCTGTAACCACGATGATTCCCTGGCTTTAGCCGAATGTTTGGGGACGATCAGAGATGAGCATG AGGCCCAGTACCGGGTCTCCCTTAAAATAAAGGGTTATGACTTCTCCCTCAATGTGGTTCCTGTGGGGTCACAGGGGGAAAGTGAGGAGGAACCACTGCCTCCACATCTGCAGTTAGCTcaggatgaagtgaagggcaCTTCTGAGAGTGCCAAGGCCACCATCTCAAAGGGTACCACGCTACAAGAGCTGATTGGCTGGCTGCTCCGTAGCAAGGGTCAAATGGCTGAGCAAGTGAAGGAGGTTGCAGCAACTTACCAGGAGCAAGGAAGACTGACTCAGAACCTGGAGGAGAACATTAAGGAAGTGAAGAGGGCGAAGGATCTGTCGATGAGATACAGACATCAGGCAGGGGAAGTCCTCACTGAGGTTGCACAGATAGCAGGCGCTTTACTCTAG